Genomic window (Pseudomonas sp. MM211):
CCCAGGGGTTACGCCAATCACGGCGATGCGTGCGTTGGCGGCGACTGCCGCGATGGACTGGCCCAGGGTGTCCTGGCCGCCGGTTTCGATGATCACGTCGGCGCCGCCGTTATCCGTCAGGGCCATGAGCTGGGCGGCCCAGTCCGGATGCTGGCGATAGTTGATCGTGATGTCGGCGCCGAGCTGGCGCACGATCTGCAATTTTTCGTCGCTGGAGGAGGTGATGGCCACGCGTGCGCCGCGCAGCTTGGCGAGTTTCAGCGCTGCCAGCGAAACGCCGCCGGTGCCCAGGCAAAGCACCAGCTCGCCCGGTTTGACCTTGCACACTTCGATCAGCGCGTTCCAGGCGGTGAGGCCGGCCGAGGCCAGTGCGGCAACGTCCTGGTCGGCGAGCGAAGCCGGCACCTGAATAACCGCGGCGGCGGGTAATACGACCCGTTCGGCCAGCCAGCCGTCGTGGGATATGCCGATGTCATGGGCGAATACATCGGGGCGGAATTCACCTTCCAGCCAGTTGGGGAAATGCCCGCAGACCACGCGATCGCCAGGTTTGATGTTACTCACACCTGCGCCTACCGCGATGACATCGCCGACGCCTTCGGAGACCGGAATCCTTTCTGGTGCCTGGCGCGCGCCGTAGACACCACGCAGCAGTTGCACATCGCGGCTGATCAGGCTGACCAGGCGTGGGGCGACGAGCACTTGGCCCGGGCCTGCAATCGGGGCGGGGCGAGTGGTTGCGGTGAGGCTGTCCAGGCCTTGCTGGTTGCCGATCTGAAAGGCTTTCATGGGGATAGTCCTTGTGTCTGAATAGGTCACGCTGTGGCGCGGTGAATCGTTGCCTGGTGGCGATCGTATAGGACAGAGACCGTCTTTTCATCGCTCGGTGCGGTCGCAGGGGGAATGGATGTAAGAAAAGGGGACAGATTTATTTTTCACATGATCGACTAAGCTGAAAGCCTTAATGGAAGGAGGTTGTTATGCCAAGGATGGGACGCATTGTGGTGCCTAACTACCCGCATCACGTAGTGCAGCGAGGCCATAATCGGCAGGTGGTCTTTGTCGGCGATCAGGATTATCAACGTTATATTGCTGATCTGCGCGAGTTGAAAGACGTCTTCGGGATCAAGGTCTACGCCTACTGCCTGATGACAAATCATGTCCATCTACTGCTGGCGCCCGGTGAGGCCATCGCTGGGTTGGGACTGTTGATGAAGGCGTTGGCAGCGCGTGCCACGCGGTATAGAAATCGTCTGGAAGGGCGCACCGGCACTCTCTGGGAGAGCCGTTACAAGTCCAGTGTGGTCGAGTCAGACGCCTACTTACTTGCCTGCTGCCGCTATATCGAGTTAAACCCGGTTCGGGCCCGTATGGTTGCCGAGGCAGGTGACTACCCCTGGTCGAGTTACCAGATGCGCGCCACTGATCAAGCGGACAGTGATTGGTTGGATATTGACCCTTGCTTCATCGCACTTGGCGATACGCCTGAAAGGCGTCGTATCCGTTATATGGAGTTCATGCGCCAAGCTGTAACGTCAAGTGAAATTGAACTGATCCGGACTGCACTTCAGAGAGGGCAGTTAACCGGTAGTGCTCGTTTTGTGGATGAAATAGAGAGAGTCCAAGGACAACGGATAGAGCTACGGGGTCAGGGTAGGCCTAGGAAAGTGTCAGAAAAATAAATCTGTCCCCTTTTTCGAGAGTGCTTTGACCCTCAGGCCGGTTGAGGGTTTGAAGAAGCTATATCTTATGAAGAATGGTGAGTTTAAGGTCATCGAGGTTGCAAAATGACAATAACTATGAGTCTTGAAGTGGAGTCTGGTATCTCAATGAGGGGGATTTCTTCAGTATTATCTAAATTCGGAGCAAAAATCTCCGTTGATGGCGATGGGGTGTCAGGAAACTTTGAGGGATCTAATGCTTACTTTGTATTTCGAGAGTGTCATGGTTTTGAGGAGGTCGTGACTGAAGAAATAAATGTAAGTTGGGGGGTAGGGGTAAGAGGCGCATTTCATTGTCCGGGTAATCTTCTTGCAGAAAGTTATGATGATATTAAGCGCTTTTTGAGTTTCCTGGCTGAGAGGGAAAGCTGTAGGTTCATTCTTTCTTTTCAGTATGAAAGTATCTATGCAATTCGGGATGAAGCGGGGCTTCGCTTCATAAAGGAGATGGTAGGTTAGGGCGATTGCAGGAGCTGAGTGGGAATAGAGAAAAGGTGACAGAGAAAAGGTGACAGATTTATTTTTCACATGATAGAAAAGGGGACAGATTTATTTTCTGGCCGTAGAACTGGGCGAGTGAAAAATAGGGGCAGACCACGATTAACGCCCCACCAATCGTGGTCTGCCCCTATTTGCGGCCTATTTGTTCCCTGATTTCGAATAAGGCCAAGGAGGCCATCATGCGTTCACTACTGCTTATTCCCCTGCTGTGCTTGACCGGCTGCGCCATCACCAATTACCAGGAGGTGGCACCCGGTGAGTATCGTCTTACCGCTCACGGCAACATTTTCCAGTCGAAAGAGGCCTTACTGAAGGCCATCGACAAGAAGGCGAGCAAGCTGTGTGGTGAGCGCGGTTATGCCTTGGCGGGTCAGGGCGCGCTGAGTACGGAGCCGGTGGTGTCTTACTACAATGGCCAGCAGATCAACGCGTCGGCGGTGCTGTTGACCGAAACCGCCCGCTGTGGAAATGCCGCAAAGCTGGCGCCTGATCCGGCAACTACCGAAGCGCTATAGAACAATAGGGGACGAATCTCTCTCTGTGTGCTGCCCACGTCCTCGAAATCGCTGAGCCGTTGCAACTGTTCTGAACTGAGGTGCCGTGGCGGGGGTCTGCCGTTGCAATCCAGTAAAGGTACTACCCAAATGACCCACTTCGATGCCGACCGCCAGCGCCTGGAGCGATACGATGACCAGACCAATGAATACTTGCTGGCGATCATCACCGACGAAGACCATGCCTCGCAGATCGAACTGGAAGATGGTCAGGTCGCCTGGCGCTCGACCTTGCGGCATGACCGCCTGCACCGCGTTGTTGACGAAGCGGGTCGCGCGCATTATCGCTTCGAGGAAATCTTGCCCGAGCAAGGTGGCGAATTCCAGCTGGTCAGCTTGATCGCCGAAGGCGGTCGGGGTGCGGAATTCTCCGAGTTGGTGATGTTCGGCAAGCGCCTGCTGACCTTCGACGACCGCACCGGTCTAGTCTGCGAGATACGCGAGCACAACCAGCTGATCCCGCGACAGATCCTCATGACCGGCAGCGGCGATGAACGCTTCAAGGGCTTCAAGAGCGAATGGGCCACGCTCTGGGGCGATCACTTGGTAGTCGGTAGCCACGGCAAGCGTCCCGAGGAGGAGTGGGTGAAGGTGGTCGGCCGTGACTACGGCCTGCAGAGCATCGATTGGCAGGATCGTTATGCACTGATCCGCGAAGCGCTGGGCGTGGGCGAGCAGGGGTACGTGATCCATGAGGCGGCTGAATGGCATCCGTACCGACGCCAATGGCTGTTTTTCCCCCGCAAGGTATCTACCGAGCCCTTCGATGAGGAGGTCGACGGTCGCGAGAGAGGTAGCAACAAGCTGGTAATCGCCAGTGAGGATTTTAGCGACATTCAAGTGCTGGAGATTGGTGAACGAGTGCCCGAGCGCGGCATTTCCTCGTTCAAGCTGGTACCCGGCCACCCCAACGAATGCATCGGCCTCAAGAGCGTGGAGATCGGTGATCGCACCGAGAGTTACCTGTTCTGCTTCAACCTCGACGGTGAAATTCTCACCGACGACCTGTTCATCGGTGCCTACAAGTGCGAAGGGGTGGAATTTCTCTAGTCGGTGCGCAAGGCTGATGCAGGCGGTGTTGCCCCTGCATCGCTGCTCAAAACCGATCCTGCAACTCCGTCGCCCGCAACGCTTGCTCGAAGCGCTCCAGGAAGATCGCTTCGGCGTGGGTGCGTTTCTGGTCGCGGTTCCAGAGCAGGTAGACGTCCACGTCGATGACACCTTCGGCAGGCGGCAGGCGCCAGACTTCGCCGGCTTGCACGTCCTTGGCGACGATATGTTCCGGCAGGCAGCCGATGCCATAGCCGGCGGCGACCAGGCGGCGTATTTCGTCGAGGCTGGGCGAGGAGGCCACGATGCGGCCGGTGAAGCCCTGCTGATCCCGGAATATGGTCAGTGGCGAGAGGTTGCCGCCGATCTGGTCGCTGGTGAAACTGACGAAGTTCTCGCTTTGCAGGTCGCCGAGTTTCAGGTTCTTGCGCCCGAACAGGGGGTGGCGCTTGCCGCAGAAGAACGCATAGCGTTGCTTGAGCATCACCCGTTGTTCCAGGCGTGACTGCGGCGTTCGGCACAGGCTCAGGCCGAAGGAGGCGGTTTTCTGCAGCAGCGCGCTTACCACGTCGGAGCTGCGCAGCACGTCGAATTCGAACTCGACCCTGGGGTAGTCGACATGGAAGTTGGCCAGGAAGTCGTCGTAGAAGCTCGACTGGATGCGGCTGATCATCAGCATGCGGATCTTGCCGGCAACGTTTTCCTCTGGGGCGTCCAGCGCCGGGCCGAGGCGCGAGACGGTGCCGTAGAGTTCGGCAGCGATCTGCATGACTTCCTCGCCGGCCCTGGACAGCGCGATGCGTGGGCCACTGCGAATTACCAGGGCGCTTTCCAGCTGTTCCTCGAGGCGTTTGAGGGCCTGGCTGACGGCTGGCTGGCTCAGGTGCAGGCGGGCTGCGGCGCGGCTGATGCTGCCTTCCTGGCCGATCACCAGGAAGGTGCGCAGCAGGTTCCAGTCCAACCGGTCGTTGAGGAAACGACGGGCCTCGGGGTTGCGGTGGCCGGGGTTCATGGGTGTTCGATTATCCGTATTGCTTATACTTGAGTATTGATATTAGAAGCTTTGCTTAGCATAGGGGCGGGGGCATGATCTGGCAATGCACCGCCAGAGTGCGACCGATCCCGCACCTGGGATGTGCTTTTTCTCCTGCCTATAAAAACGAATCCGGGAGCTTGCGATGACTACACCCACCTCCACGCCGCGCCGTGCCGCGGCGGCCGCCTTCATCGGCACCACGATCGAGTTCTACGATTTCTACATCTACGCCTTCGCCGCCGCGCTGGTGCTGGGGCAGCTGTTCTTCCCCAGTGACAACGCGGTGCTGAGCACCATGGCCGCCTTCGCCACCTTCGCTGTCGGTTTCATCGCGCGGCCGTTCGCTGGGGTGGTGTTCGGTCATCTCGGGGATCGTCTCGGGCGCAAGAAGATGCTGCTGTTCACCATGGTGCTGATGGGCGTGGCGACCACCTGCATCGGCCTGCTGCCAACCTACGCCCAGGCCGGTATCTGGGGCCCGATAGGTCTGGTCGCGCTGCGCTTCCTGCAGGGTATTTCGGTGGGTGGCGAGTGGGGCGGCGCTGTGCTGATGGCCAGCGAGCACGCGCCCAAGGGCCGCAAGGTGTTCTTTGCCTCCTTCGCGCAACTGGGTAGCCCGGCTGGCCTGCTGCTGGCGCTGATCGCCTTTCGCGCCATCAGCGAGATGGATCAGGACGCGCTAATGAGCTGGGGCTGGCGTGTGCCGTTCCTGCTGAGTGGCGTATTGATGATGGTAGGGCTGTTCATCCGCTTCGGTGTTCCCGAGTCGCCGGAGTTCGCTAAGGTCAAGGAGCAGAAGCAGACCTCCAAGAGCCCGGTCAAGGATGTCATCCGCCATAGCTGGCGGCAGATCCTGTTCGCCGCTTTGGCGGTGACCATCGGTTCCGGCGGGTTCTTCTTCACCAACACCTTCATGATCACTTACGTGACGCAGTATCAGGGCATATCCAAGTCGACCATTCTCGACTGCCTGTTCCTGGTGACCATTCTGCAGTTCCTCTCCCAGCCGTGTTCGGCACTGCTCGCCGAGCGCTTTGGTGAGGGGCGCTTCCTCAAATGGGTGGCGGGGCTGTGCATGCTGGTGCCGTACCCGATGTTCATGCTGGTGCAGACCGGTAACCTCATCTACATGACGGCAGGTATCGCCCTGGCCGTATTGCTGTTGGCGGCGCTGTATTCGGCGATCGCCGGCTACATGGCCGAAGCCTTTGCAGCGCAGGTGCGTTACTCCGGCATTTCGATTGCCTATCAACTGGGCAGCGGCCTGACCGGTGGTTTGACGCCGCTGATCGGCACCTACCTGGCCGGGCAGTACGCCGGGCAGTGGTGGCCGCTGGCGCTGTTCTTCAGCATCCTCGCGCTGATGTCGCTGGTTGGCGTCATCGGCCTGGCCCACCTGCGCGCCAGCGAGCGGCAACCCGTCAGCCTGACCAACCCGGAGGCCGTTACCCCATGAGCAAACCCAATACCCTCACCGAGGTCGAATGGCAGGCCCGCTGCGACCTGGCCGCGCTGTACCGGCTGGTCGCCTACTACCGCATGACCGACCTGATCGACACGCACATCACCCTGCGCGTGCCAGGGCCCGAGCATCACTTTCTGATCAACCGCTATGGCGTTGCCTTCGAGAAGATGCGCGCCAGCGATCTGGTGCTGATCGACCTGCACGGCAATGTCGTGGATCGTCTGGACGGCCAGGGTCGGGTCAACGCGGCCGGCTTTGTCATCCATTCGGCGATTCACGCTGCACGGCCGGACATGCAGTGCATCGTGCACACCCACACCGCCGCCGGAATGGCCGTGGCTGCCCAGCGTGACGGCCTGTTGCCGCTCACTCAGCATGCCCTGAAGTTCTATGGCAACCTGGCGTATCACACCTATGAAGGCATCGCGCTATCGCTGGATGAGCGTGCTCGCTTGGTCGCCGACTTGGGCACGCACAACGCGATGATCCTGCGTAACCACGGCTTGCTGGCCGGCGGTCAGAGCGTGGCGCATGCCTTCCACGAGATCTATTTTCTCGAGCGTGCCTGCCAGGCGCAGATTCAGGCGATGGCGGCAGGCGTGGCGTTGAACATCCCCAGTGAAGAAGTGTGCCGGCATACCGCGGCGCAGTTCTCCCGCGATGGAGTCGAGGGCATCATTGACCTGGCCTGGCAGGCCGCCCTGAGCCTGATCGACGATCAGCGCAACGATTGGTGCAGCTAGGCTCATGGCGCGCATCGTATTGCTCTGCCGAGAGCCGAAACTGGAAGACTGGCTGGCCGGTCTGTTCACTCGACATGCGCCGCATCTGCAGGTGTTGCGCCCAGGCGAGGAGGGCGCCGAGCAGGCCGAGGTCGCGGTGTGCTGGTATCCCGCGGCCGGAAGTTTGGGCCGGCTGCCGGCGCTGCGGCTGATCCATTCGATCGGTTCCGGCGTGGATCATCTGGAACATGACCCTTCGCGGCCGGGTTCGATTCCCGTTTGCCGTGTGGTCGACCCCGACCATACCCAAGGCATGGCCGAATACGTGCATTGGGGCGTGCTGCATTTTCACCGCGGCTTCGACCAGGTGCTCAATGGTCGCCAGAGCCTGCAGTGGCAGCGGCCGGTACAACGTACCGCGCGGGACTTCAAGGTCGGCGTCATGGGCCTGGGCTCCATCGGTACGCCGGTGGCCTTGCGGCTGGCGCAGGCGGGCTACACCGTTCGTGGCTGGGCCCGCACCGCGCGGCAGCTCCCGGATGTCGCCACCTTCGCCGGGGACGCCTCGCTGCCTGAGTTTCTTGGCGGCCTCGACCTGCTGGTCAATCTGCTTCCGCTGACGCCAGCGACTCGCGGGTTGCTCAACCATGAGGTGTTCGCACGCATGGCTCAGGGTGCTGCGCTGGTCAATTGCGGCCGCGGCGAGCATGTGGAAGAGAGCCACCTGCTCGAAGCGCTGGCCAGCGGTCAACTGCGCGGCGCGCTGCTGGATGTGTTCGCCGAGGAGCCGCTGCAAAAGGAGTCGCCACTGTGGCAAGTGCCTGGTGTGTGGGTGACGCCGCACATGGCCTCTGCCGCCTCCGATGCCTGCATCGCCAGCCAGATCGCCGACAACCTCGAACGCCTGAACGCCGGCCTGCCCTTGAACAATCAGGTCGACGCCGAACTGGGCTACTGAAACGACAAGCGCTGCTGGCCGTCAGCCCCGGTGCTGGCCGCCGGCACCGCGAGACCAACGCTTTGACGAGAATCGCCATGAAGACTTTCTTCCATCCGCACCAACGTCTGCATCACCCACGCTCTTACCTGTCCCGCGGGCAGATGCGCGAGCCCCAGGAAGTACCGGCGCGTATCGATCCGCTGCTGGCCATGGCGCGCCAGCTCGGTTTCGCGCTGATCGAACCCGAGGATCACGGCCTTGCGCCGCTGAATGCCGTGCACAGCAGCGCGTATCTGGAGTACTTGCGAGACGCCTACACGCAGTGGCACGAAGTGGACGAAGACTGGGGCGACGAGGTGATGTCGAACATCTTCATCCGCGAGAACAATCCGCTGCGCGGCATCCTCGGCAAGACCGCACGCTATCTGGCCGACGGCAGTTGCCCTATCGGTGAGCACACCTGGCAGGCCGCCTACTGGTCAGCGCAAGCGGCAGTCGCTGCCGCTGTTGCAGTGCGTGACGGCGAGCCGCAGGCCTATGCCCTGTGCCGCCCGCCGGGCCATCACGCCCGTGCCGAAGGAGCCGGTGGCTTCTGCTTCCTCAACAACGCCGCCATCGCCGCCGAAGTGCTCAGGGCGCGCTTCGACAAGGTGACCATCCTCGATACCGACATGCACCACGGCCAGGGCATCCAGGAGATCTTCTACGAGCGTGACGATGTGCAGTACATCTCCATCCATGGCGACCCGACCAACTTCTACCCGGTGGTGGCAGGTTTCGATGACGAGAAGGGCAGTGGCCGAGGGGAGGGCTACAACCTCAACCTGCCAATGCCCCATGGCGCATCCGAAGCGGATTTCTTCGCCTACCTCGGCCAGGCCGAACAGGCCCTTCGCGACTTCGCCCCGCAGGTGCTGGTGCTCTCGCTGGGCTTCGACATCTACGAGAACGACCCGCAGTCCAAGGTCTCGGTTAGCCATGCCGGCTTCAGGGAACTGGGGCGCCGTATCCGCGCCTTTGGCCTGCCTTGTGTGGTGGTGCAGGAAGGCGGCTACGACATCGCCACCCTCGACGAAAACGCCTCGCAGTTCTTCAAGGGGTTGTTGGGCTGATCGTCATGGGCTGCAAGGATCTGGCACAAGCTTCTCCAACTGCGGGCATGCCCACTCCACGAGTGCGCGCACCCGCGGAGAGAGCTGCAGGGAATGCGGGTAGATCAATTGGATCGGCAAATCCACCGGCTCGAAATCCTCTAGGACTCTCACCAGGCGGTCATTGGCGAGCTCGTCCGCCACCTGGTAATGCATCAGCCGGGTGATGCCTAACAGGCTGTTGAAAAACTACCTGCGTGGCCATCGCGGCGTTAAAAACAGGCTCAAAATGCTCATTTACAACACGTAAACTCCGCTTTTTCGCCTGTTTTTGCCTTGCGCTGGCTGCCTCGCCAACGTTTTTCAACGGCCTGCTAACCCTTCCACGCTGGCCTGGCTGGCAGCGCGGATCTGGTTGCATACCGGCCTAGGTGTGATGGTTTCGGTGAGTTCCTTGCCCTAGTGGCGGTAGTACCAGTGGCGGCCTTGCGAGGCCAGCGCGATGCAGGCGTGCTCGCTCAGTGATTGCGGTGTGTCGATGGTCGGAGCGCTGCGCAGGTAGTTCGGGCTTGCGCAGGTGACCAGGCGGGTGGCGCCGATTGTGCGGTTTACCCTTACGTCGTGCTGGCGCCTGAAGGCGGTGTGGATCTCAGCCCGTACCACCACGTCGCGCGGTGGCTCGAGCGGGTAGAGGCACTGCCGGGCTATCTGCCCAAGCCCTGAACGACTGCTGCATACGCCGATGATGCAGCAGTACTGCACGTTGAGGTGCAATCGGCTGCCTGGCACTTTCACTCCAGGCAGCCGATTGTGGAAGATTCTCTGTTGAGCAATGCAGTCGATTTTTCAAAATATTTCCGTCGGGAAATGGAGGTGAACTAACGTTCCGGCAGCGCGATCCTTTCCTATGCGCAGTCAGCGCGAGCCTGACGGGCTGGTGCATTCGTACCGAGCCTCGATCCAGTGTCGCTGAACGATAAGGAGCCGCCGTGACCGTTACCACCCACCCCGTCTATCGACGCACGCCAAGCCCGCTACATGCGATCCTGCTTGCCGGAGCCGTCCCCCTGTTTCTCGGCGCCTTGCTGAGCGACGTCGCCTACTACAAGACCTTCCAGATCCAGTGGAGCAACTTCGCCGCCTGGCTAATCGCTGGTGGGTTGTTGTTCTCCGGTTTGGCGTTGCTGTTCGCGCTGGTCAATCTGATCCGTGCCGACCGCAAGGCCGGGCGCCCGGTCATGTACTTCCTGCTGTTGCTGATTACCTGGGTACTCGGGCTGGTCAACGCCTTCGAGCACGCGAAAGACGCCTGGGCCATCATGCCGGCGAGCCTGGTGCTGTCGGTGATAGTGACCCTGTTGATCACCATTACGGCGTGGATCGGTCTTAGCGGCCTGCGTTCGGGAGGTGTCGAATGAGAACTGCAAGCTCACTGACTGTCCTGAGCATGGCGCTGTTGCTGAGCGCCTGCGGCGGCGAAGCGGATACCACCATGCACCGTGGCCCGGATCCCAAACTGCCGGAACCACAACGCGGTTTTTTACCCAGCATGAAGATCGCCGAACCAGAGGAGTGGGGCGATCAAAAGCCTACCGTGCCCGAGGGTTTCAGCGTCACGGCGATCGCCACTGACCTGCGTATTCCGCGTCAGACGCTTGTGCTGCCCAATGGCGATATCCTCGTCGCCGAAGGCCGCGGCGGCAACGCTGCGAAGCTCAAGCCCAAGGACGTGATCGCGGGTTATATCAAGGCTCAGGGCAATACCAAGGTCAAAAGTGGCAATCGCCTGACCCTGCTGCGTGATGCCGATGGCGACGGCACCTACGAGGTGCAGACGGTGTTCGCCGAAAACCTCAACGCGCCTTACGGCCTGGCCTTCTTCGAGGGCAAGTTGTACGTCGCCAACCAGGATGCACTGGTCAGCTTCGATTATGAAGATGGGCAGACCGAAGCCGGTGGCCCACCGACCAAGGTCACCGACCTGCCGTCCGCGATCAACCATCACTGGACGAAGGCGCTGACCATCAGCGAGGACGGTCGGTACCTGTACGTGGGGATCGGCTCCAACAGCAATATTGGCGAGCGCGGCATGGAAGTCGAAGCCGACCGCGCGCTGGTCTGGCAGGTCGACGCCGAGACCGGTGCTCACAAGCCCTACGCGACCGGGTTGCGTAACCCCACGGCACTGACCATTCAGCCCGAGACCGGGCAGCTGTGGGCCGTGGTCAACGAGCGCGATGAATTGGGCCCTGACCTGGTGCCGGATTACCTGACCTCGGTGCGTGAAGGCGAGTTCTATGGCTGGCCCTACAGCTACTGGGGCACAACAGTTGATACGCGGGTGAAACCGGGTAATCCGGACAAGGCGGCAAGTGCCATCAAACCGGACTACAGCCTGGGCTCCCACGTCGCCGCGCTGGGTGTCGACTTCTCCATCCCGGAGATGGGCGAGCAGTTCGCCAATGGCGTTTTCGTCGGTGAGCACGGTAGCTGGAACCGCGACAATCCGGTGGGCTACAAGGTGATCTTCGTGCCGTTCAATGACGGACGTCCGGCTGGTGAGCCCATCGACTTCGCCACAGGGTTCCGTACCGACGAGGGCAAAACCCGCGGTCGGCCGGTGGGTGTCACCGTTGACCCGAAAGGCGCACTGATCATCGCCGATGACCTCGCCAATACCATCTGGCGCGTGACACGTAATCAGTAAGTCCTGAACCCCGGGGCGGGCAAGCCGCCCCGGGGATTTCCCATACAACCCGCCGTTCACCGCGAAATCGCCAATTCGCCGATCGGCACCAGGTGTGTGCCAGACCCAACCCCTCCTTGAAGCCCATCGATACCCGCATCGCCGCCAGAGCAATGCTCGCCTTGCAAGGCCGTTTTCAATTGCAGTAGGCCCGGTCTTCAGACTACTCGCGGGCAACTTCCTGCTCATTCTCGTAATGGCAGACATCCCGTAAAAGTGGCCGTCAACGCATGGTTCGCGTGGCTACTCATTCCTTTCAGAATTGTAATTTCCCCATCACCTTGGCGTTAGCTCCCGGGCGGAAGATAGCGTTTGGCCAACGTTTCACGAATTACAAAAGCGCCACCTATCTATAAGAAAACTGCCTTAACGTCTGGAGCAACCATGAAGAAAAAAGCCGCACTGTCGCTTGCCGTCATGTCAGCGATCGTTGGAAGCAATTGTGCAATTGCGGATGAGCAGAAGGAGGGGTTCATCGAAGGCAGTAGTTTGAGCATCCTCAACCGTAATTTCTATTTCAACCGTGATCATCGCAACGGCGAAACCGCGCCGGGTGGTGCCGGTTATTCCGAGGCCTGGGCACACGGCATCATTGGCAAATTCGAGTCTGGGTTCACCCAGGGCACCGTTGGTTTTGGCGTCGATGCCTTTGCCATGCTCGGTATCAAGCTCGACACCGGCGGTGGCCGTAATGGCGGGCGCAGTTCGTTCGATGTCCTGCCGGTGGATCGCGATGGCGAGGCGCGCGACGACTACAGCAAGGTCGGTGGCGCACTGAAGGCGCGGGCATTCGATACCACGGTGACGGTCGGTGATGTATTTCCTGCCACGCCGGTCGTTCATTACGGTGACTCGCGATTGTTACCCGAGTCCTTCCGCGGCGTTACCTTCGTCAACAACAGCCTGGATGGGCTGACCCTGCAGGGTGGTCGTTTGCACTCGATGAGCCAGCCGGTGTCGAGCAACATGCGCGACAACTTCGCGACCTTTTACGCGGGTGGTGTCGATTCGCCGTGGGTCGGCTACTTCGGTGGTGATTACAGCCTCAATGAAAAC
Coding sequences:
- a CDS encoding PQQ-dependent sugar dehydrogenase codes for the protein MRTASSLTVLSMALLLSACGGEADTTMHRGPDPKLPEPQRGFLPSMKIAEPEEWGDQKPTVPEGFSVTAIATDLRIPRQTLVLPNGDILVAEGRGGNAAKLKPKDVIAGYIKAQGNTKVKSGNRLTLLRDADGDGTYEVQTVFAENLNAPYGLAFFEGKLYVANQDALVSFDYEDGQTEAGGPPTKVTDLPSAINHHWTKALTISEDGRYLYVGIGSNSNIGERGMEVEADRALVWQVDAETGAHKPYATGLRNPTALTIQPETGQLWAVVNERDELGPDLVPDYLTSVREGEFYGWPYSYWGTTVDTRVKPGNPDKAASAIKPDYSLGSHVAALGVDFSIPEMGEQFANGVFVGEHGSWNRDNPVGYKVIFVPFNDGRPAGEPIDFATGFRTDEGKTRGRPVGVTVDPKGALIIADDLANTIWRVTRNQ